The following proteins are co-located in the Brachybacterium sacelli genome:
- a CDS encoding carbohydrate ABC transporter permease yields the protein MIAISDAISSSTGRAATEGPDAAGTGPRTGLARSPRRREPSHRPLRRSMSRAGMLFVAPAAVYVLVFQIVPVLYGLVLSFTEYTPLQRGAPTFVGLSNYGALIADGAFRNALWVTARYTLQVLPPTVVIALVLAMLANRPFRGVGLFRSALYVPHIVSLTAVSMIWLWMYSQNGLFNDVLEVLNLSPQKWLNDPETALNGVSVMRIWKALGSNMVLLLAGLQTIPRHLYEAASIDGAGLWHRFRHVTLPGLRPMLVYVVATDIIYLSQSFAEIFVLTSGGPMSSTTTVNYLIYTEAFEYSSMGSASAMAFVLFAFIAGLTLIALRGGRER from the coding sequence GTGATCGCCATCTCCGACGCCATCTCGTCCTCGACGGGCCGCGCGGCGACGGAGGGCCCGGACGCCGCCGGCACCGGCCCGCGCACGGGGCTCGCGCGGTCTCCTCGACGCCGCGAGCCCTCGCACCGCCCGCTGCGCCGCTCGATGTCCCGGGCCGGCATGCTCTTCGTCGCCCCCGCAGCGGTGTACGTGCTGGTCTTCCAGATCGTTCCGGTGCTGTACGGCCTGGTGCTGAGCTTCACCGAGTACACGCCCCTGCAGCGCGGTGCCCCGACGTTCGTGGGCCTGTCCAACTACGGCGCTCTGATCGCCGACGGCGCCTTCCGCAATGCTCTGTGGGTGACGGCGCGCTACACGCTGCAGGTGCTCCCGCCGACCGTCGTGATCGCCCTCGTGCTGGCGATGCTGGCCAACCGCCCGTTCCGCGGGGTCGGGCTCTTCCGCTCGGCGCTGTACGTCCCGCACATCGTCTCGCTCACCGCCGTGAGCATGATCTGGCTGTGGATGTACTCGCAGAACGGGCTGTTCAACGACGTCCTCGAGGTCCTGAACCTCTCCCCGCAGAAGTGGCTCAACGACCCGGAGACCGCGCTGAACGGCGTCTCCGTCATGCGCATCTGGAAAGCGCTGGGGAGCAACATGGTGCTGCTGCTGGCGGGGCTGCAGACGATTCCGAGGCATCTGTACGAGGCGGCGAGCATCGACGGCGCCGGGCTCTGGCACCGCTTCCGCCACGTCACCCTGCCCGGGCTGCGCCCGATGCTCGTCTACGTGGTGGCGACCGACATCATCTACCTGTCCCAGAGCTTCGCCGAGATCTTCGTGCTGACCTCCGGAGGACCGATGAGCTCGACGACCACCGTGAACTACCTGATCTACACCGAGGCCTTCGAGTACAGCAGCATGGGATCGGCCTCGGCGATGGCGTTCGTCCTGTTCGCCTTCATCGCCGGCCTCACGCTGATCGCCCTGAGAGGAGGGCGCGAACGATGA
- a CDS encoding ABC transporter substrate-binding protein has translation MLPTRRRTFLTAAAAAVAAVGAPTLLSGCDGGSGGAGGPDGDLVIWWPGVQPTEQDFVTEILVPAFTERTGRGAKVTFIDWPDMSPRLNAGFSSGTGPDLYGHGPAAVADLVKYGRIEPLDDRLEQMEEADREDLKIGLESGVVDGAHYMFPIAATGRQVAYNAAHFEEAGLDPDAPPTTFVELREAADALAVRSGGSLERAGIVFSAEPPGMQQAYTSLLWANGGELLSEDGTTVQFNGPEGLEALEWYVSLYQGDSPVDSNLGGTWDALPPAQSPLATEDSSMLFTDPATLTQIMAAAPDLDLRFMDVLPFDSEDEPAAFGGAATGLLINPDSQKMDLAWEFMQLIGSKDYNNKYAEEVGIVPARASAVESDYVQETPAIASTVENSESFRSNPNVAGWTQIRDTLAEYLEQALNAALTPQEALDQAATELEQIIAQEG, from the coding sequence GTGCTCCCCACCCGCAGACGCACGTTCCTGACGGCCGCGGCCGCCGCGGTCGCCGCGGTCGGTGCCCCAACACTGCTGTCGGGCTGCGACGGCGGCTCCGGCGGAGCCGGCGGTCCCGACGGCGACCTCGTCATCTGGTGGCCCGGCGTCCAGCCCACCGAACAGGACTTCGTCACCGAGATCCTGGTCCCCGCCTTCACGGAGAGGACGGGACGCGGCGCCAAGGTCACGTTCATCGATTGGCCGGACATGTCCCCGCGGCTCAATGCCGGATTCTCCTCGGGGACGGGACCCGATCTCTACGGCCACGGCCCCGCCGCGGTGGCCGATCTGGTGAAATACGGCCGCATCGAGCCCCTCGACGATCGCCTCGAGCAGATGGAGGAGGCCGACCGCGAGGACCTGAAGATCGGTCTCGAGAGCGGTGTCGTCGACGGCGCCCACTACATGTTCCCGATCGCCGCCACGGGACGTCAGGTGGCCTACAACGCCGCCCACTTCGAAGAGGCCGGGCTCGACCCCGACGCGCCACCGACCACCTTCGTCGAGCTGCGCGAGGCCGCCGACGCCCTCGCCGTGCGATCGGGCGGTTCTCTCGAGCGCGCGGGTATCGTGTTCAGCGCCGAACCACCGGGGATGCAGCAGGCCTACACCAGCCTGCTGTGGGCGAACGGCGGTGAGCTGCTGTCCGAGGACGGAACCACGGTGCAGTTCAACGGCCCGGAAGGCCTCGAGGCGCTCGAATGGTACGTGAGCCTCTACCAGGGAGACTCCCCCGTCGACAGCAATCTCGGCGGCACCTGGGACGCCCTGCCGCCCGCCCAGTCGCCGCTGGCCACCGAGGACTCCTCGATGCTCTTCACGGACCCGGCGACGCTCACCCAGATCATGGCCGCCGCCCCGGACCTCGACCTGCGCTTCATGGACGTGCTGCCCTTCGACAGTGAGGACGAGCCCGCCGCATTCGGCGGTGCGGCGACCGGCCTGCTGATCAACCCCGACAGCCAGAAGATGGACCTCGCCTGGGAGTTCATGCAGCTGATCGGCAGCAAGGACTACAACAACAAGTACGCTGAGGAGGTCGGGATCGTCCCGGCGCGCGCCTCCGCCGTCGAGAGCGATTACGTCCAGGAGACCCCGGCGATCGCCTCCACGGTGGAGAACTCCGAGTCCTTCCGCTCCAATCCCAACGTCGCGGGATGGACGCAGATCCGCGACACCCTCGCCGAGTACCTCGAGCAGGCGCTCAACGCCGCGCTGACGCCGCAGGAGGCGCTCGACCAGGCCGCCACCGAGCTCGAGCAGATCATCGCGCAGGAAGGGTGA